A window of Blautia argi genomic DNA:
TCCGCGAGCTGCGCATTTCCACACGAAGTGTGTTTTTTGTAATAGGAGCATTACGCAGTAATTTCCTATTACAAAAAAAGCCCGCCTCCTCTGTTTCCAAAGAAGACGAGCTGTATTCACCCGTGTTACCACTTCTGTTCATCTGTTCCTTGCGGTTCAGACCTCACCAGGTACGTTCATACCTTACCGCTATAACAGGCGGAACCTGTCGCAGCCTTGGTACGATACCATACTTCGGTGCGCCTCTCAAAAGCCATCTTCCACATACCCTCATTCGCTTTCTCTCAGCATATAAAAGCTTCTCTGTAAAATAAGAAATACATGTACTCTCTTTGTCACTGTGTTTACATATATTTATCATGCTAACACATCTTATAGTCTTTGTAAACACCCCGCCCGGATTTTTTCTCTGTGCAGTCTGTTTTTATGCTACTGCAAATTTTCCCAGGACACTTTCAAACGCATCGTCCGGCTGTTCATATCTGACACAAAGCTTTTTATTGTACTCCAGACTTAAAACCCCCAGAATGGACTTTGCATCAATGGTCATACGGTCATGGACAATATCAATGTCAAAGCTGCAGCGACATGCTGCATTTACAAATTCCTTTATTTCATCTATGTGCTGAAAGCACACGGTTTTTTCACACATCTTCATTTCCTCCCTGAGCCTTCTAAAATTTTGTCGTTTTTCGCGCCAAACTATAGAATAAATCAAAACAGGAAATATTTCAACTGTTTCCGAAACATATTTTAAAACGAATGTCCTATAAAAATGAAAGCTTACATCTGCTTTTCATATTCCTTACTAAGACGCGCAACAATCTTCACAGATGCTAAAATCGCAATAAGGTTTGGAATCACCATAAGTCCGTTAAACATATCAGACATATTCCATACCAGATCCACCTTCAGAACAGAGCCAACCAGTACGCAGATAACTACCAGAAAAGCGTAAATCTTTACGGCTTTGTTTCCCAACAGATGGCGTACATTAACCTCTCCGAAATAATACCAGCCAATAATCGTCGTAAAGGCAAAGAACAGCATACAAATGGCAATGAATACCTTTCCAAAAGAACCAAAGGCAGAATCAAACGCCACCTGAGCCAAAGCCGCTGCAGTTTCTCCGCTTGCCAAAGCCCCTGTGGAAAGAATTACCAGAGCTGTGAGAGTCAGAATTACAAAAGTATCAATAAACACACCCACCATGGCGATAATTCCCTGGTCGCCCGGGTGTTTTACATCTGCAGTTGCATGTGCATGAGGTGTGGAACCCATACCGGCTTCATTGGAAAACAGACCTCTTGCCACACCGAAACGCATAGCCTTCTGCACCGTAACACCTGCCGCACCGCCAAGCACTGCGCTGGGATTAAATGCTGCCACAAAGATATCCTGAAACGCTCTTCCCGTTCCTTCCAGATTCATGAAAAGAATAATCAGACAGCCTACAATGTAAACCAGAGCCATAAGAGGTACAACCTTTTCTGTCACTCTTGCGATTCGATTGATTCCGCCAATAAAGATAACGGCTGCAATCAGTGCAATGATAACGCCCACTACAAGAGGATCTACGCCAAAAGCTGTGGAAAAAGAGCTTCCAATAGAATTAGACTGTACCATGTTTCCCATAAATCCCAGAGCCAGAATAATGGCAACAGAGAAAAAGCCTGCCAGGAATTTCCCGAATTTTCCTTTAAAAATATATTTGATGTAGTATACAGGACCTCCCACAATCGCACCGTTTTCCTTTACCCTGGTGTGCTGCGCCATAACAGCCTCTGCATAAATGGTTGCCATTCCGAAAAAGGCGCTGACCCACATCCAGAAAATCGCGCCCGGACCGCCGGAAGCAATGGCAGTTGCCGCACCGGCAATATTTCCGGTACCTACCTGAGCTGCAATGGCAGTTGCCAGAGCCTGGAAGGAACTAAGACCGTTTTCACTGCTCTTTCCGTGAAGGGAAAAGCCTCCGAACATCTTTTTCATTCCTGCGCCGAATTTTCGTACCTGAATGAATTTCAGACGAAAGGAATAAAAAATTCCGGTTCCCAGAAGCAGGATTAAAAGCGCGTAATCCCACAAAAACTTGTTTACTACTTCTACAACAGATGCTACCATTTCCATTTTTCTATCTCCCTTTTTTTAGAATGAGAGCATATTGTTTGGAAGAACAAATGAAAAAAATAAGGCTGCTGCAATCAGCATGCCGACATCGAACATTCGATTCCGGCTTCTGCGTCCTGCCACAGCCTCTCTTCAAGTTCAGTTTAAGCGCAAATGCGTTTTTGCAGCCGTTTTTTTTATCCTTCTTTGCTTTCAAAAAGAAACATAAAAATACAACTGTTTAAAACTTCACTGTCCTTTTGCCTGAGAGATTCACAGAAGTTTTCCTTCTGCTTACACCTTCGGCACCCATACATGGGATTCTCCAGAGAGCCATCCAGATACAGTCCCGTCTTCTCAAAGACCCCTGAGAGTATTACTCCTTCGGTGGGCATTTCGCCGCTTTCCTGCACCCTTCGATTGGCACAATATGCAAATAACGTAATTTATTATAGCACCTGATTTCGGTTTGTCAATCCCTGAATTACAAATGTTTGTACAGAAGATACAATATAATCTAATTGAGGAAAATTCTATAATTATTTTATTTGTAGTAAATTGTTCTTAATTCTTAAAATATATAGTATAACAATAATAATCAAAGAGATAATAATCCCTAAGCTATTGTTCTTTATAAAAAACAGAAAAACTAAAAAGAACATCAAAGCTAAGAATCCATGAATAGATACACTTCTTCTATATAACCTATGCTCTTTTTCCGATAAATTATATTGCTTTCCTTTAATTTGTACTAACTTTTTTCTTAATTTAGTTCAGAAGACTTCCACATAACCTTGTTAAAACAAGATTCAAATCGTTTAGATATCTGAAAAAGAGGAACTGAATTCTAATTTTTCTCCTATACCTTCAGCCCTTTCTTCATCATCATTTTTCCCACAATCATGGTAAACAGTTCAGCTGCCAGAAACGCCAGCCAGATTCCGGTCACGCCCAAAAATACAGGCAGAAGATACACAAACACCACCACCAGAATACACCCTCTCAAAAGGCAGATAAGGAGCGCATGTGCATTTTTTACTACTGACTGAAAATAAGAAATATACACCATATTTACAGACAGAAAAATAAATCCTATAAAGTATACCCTCACAGCCTCTGCAGAAAGCGCCAGGATTTCCTTATCCGGATTCAGGAAAATATAAGTATAGACATTGGGGAAAACAATGCCCAAAAGCACCGGAACAGCACAGATAAGCAGGGAATTTTTCATGGCCAGTCCCCGCACCTCCTCTGCACGCTGTCTGTTTCCTGCCCCGTGGTTAATAGAGATAATCGGCTGCGCCGCCTGGTTTACGCCTTTGCAAAGACCCATAATCACAATGGAAACATTACAGATAATGCCAAATACCGTCACTCCTGTATTGCCCACATACTTTAAAAGCTGCAGATTAAAAATAAAGATGGTAATTCCCGCGGAAACCTCAATCAGAAAGCTGGCAAATCCATTCACCACAATCTCTTTTATAAATACAGGACGGATTCCCTTAAAATTAAATTTCAACTGATTCTTCTTTGTAAAGAAATGGAAAAATAAAATTCCTACAGTCAGCCAGGAACCGATAACGGTTGCAATGGCCGCTCCTGCCATTCCCATTTCCATAGGGAATACAAACACATAGTCCAGAATAATATTCGTCACACCGCCTGCGATTACGGCATTCATGGCAAGCTTGGGCGCGCCGTCATTTCGGACAACAGTCTGCAAAAAAGCAGAGAGAAAATAGCCGCCCATGCCCCAGATAATATAGGGAATGTAGTCCATAATATAAGGCATGGTTTCTTCTGTTCCGCCTAAAATCCATGCCAAATCTTCCATAAACACGGTACACAGTACCTGGCACACCAGCCAAATCAAAAGATTCATAAAAAAGGCGGCTGTGTAGTAGGCATCTGCTTCCTTTTTCATAGCCCGCCCCCGGTATACAGACATCAGTACGGAACCACCGACGCCAAAAAGCAGACCAATGCCAAAGAACATATTGTAAATAGGCAGAGCAATATTCAGGGCAGCCATAGCCACGCTTCCCAGCCCTTTACCGATAATAATCGTGTCCGCCAGAACATAAATAGACGTTACCATGGTTCCTATAATAGAAGGAATCAGATAACGGTAAAACAAACCCTTCACGGGTTTTTCCAGAAATTCTTTTGTTTCCATAAAAACTCCCTTCCTTTGGTTTCTGATAAAACAGTATATCCAAAGAAAGGGAATTTTGCAAGTTTTACGCTAACATCATTCTGTCATTGGCAAATTCGCCTCCGCTGGCCTCCTCAAACTTTGCCAGCAAGTCAGAAACATGCAGTTTTTTCTTTTCTTCTCCTGACACATCGTAAATCACCCGTCCCTCATGCATCATAATCAGACGATTTCCGTGTGCAATGGCGTCCTTCATATTGTGTGTCACCATCATGGCAGTCAACTGATTTTCCTCAATAATCTTGTCCGAAATCTCCAGTACCTTTGCCGCTGTCTTAGGGTCAAGGGCTGCCGTATGTTCATCTAAAAGCAGCAGCTTCGGCTTTTTCATAGCAGCCATTAAAAGGGTAATCGCCTGTCTTTGACCACCGGAAAGCAGTCCTACCTTACTGCTTAACCGCTCCTCCAGTCCCAGATTCAACTCCTTTAACTGCTCCTTATATTTCTCCCTCTCTTTTCGGGAAATGCCCCATCGAAGCCCTCTGTGCTCTCCTCTTCTGGCTGCAATAGCCATGTTTTCCTCAATGGACATGGTTGATGCTGTGCCAATCATTGGGTCCTGAAAAACTCTGCCCAGATGTACGGCTCTCTTATGTTCGGAAAGCCTTGTCAAATCCACGCCGTCTACAATAATCTTTCCTTCATCAATGGGCCAGACCCCTGCAATGGCATTTAAAGTCGTGGATTTTCCTGCTCCGTTTCCTCCGATAATGGTTACAAAATCTCCTGGATTCAGATTCAGATTTACACCGTTTAAAGCAACTTTTTCGTTAATGGTTCCCAGATTAAATGTTTTATGTACGTTTTGAATTTCCAGCATATATCCCATTATTTTGCCCTCCTCTTCTTCATTGCATATTTTCCCTTCAGATAAGGAATCGCCAGGAAAACAGCCACAACAAAAGCGGAAAACAGTTTCATATAATCAGATTTTACACCCAGCCACAATACCAGGGTATAAGCTACAAAGTAAAGAATTGCACCTACAAAAACTGCAGACAGGGTATAGGCAAAGGCAATCTTTTTACCTGCACACAGCTTCGCAAAAATAACCTCGCTGATAATCACGGCAGCAAGACCGATAACAATGGCGCCACGGCCTGCATTGACGTCCGCAGAACCCTGATACTGTGCATAAATACCTCCGCACAGACCTACCAGACCGTTGGAAATCATCAGTGCAATGACTTTTGTAAAATTTGTATTAATGCCCTGTGCTCTTGCCATCTGTGAGTTACAGCCTGTAGCTCTTATAGAAGAACCCAGTTCTGTACCAAAAAGCCAATACACTACTGCCACCAAAATCAGACAGCCTAAGACCAGCTTAATAAAAAAGAAAACACTGTCGTCAGCAGTCACATATCTGGAGGAAGCCACCAGATTTTTCTGTCCCAGCCCAATACTCTGGTTCGCCTTTCCCATAATACCCAAATTTACAGAGTACAGAGAAATCTGGGTCAAGATACTTGCCAGAATTCCCGGAATTCCCAGCGCTGTGTGTAGAAATCCGGTGACAAAGCCTGCTGCCATACCTGCCAGAAATGCAAAAAGCAGGGAAAGCGCCGGATTCATACCGCCCTGAATCAGCATGACAGCCACTGCGCCTCCTGTTGCCAGTGAACCGTCTACTGTCAAATCTGCAAAGTCCAAAATTCGGAAGGTAATATACACTCCCAAAGCCATAATTCCCCATATCAGACCCTGCGCCACATTGCCGGGAAGCGCCCGCAGCAAGGCCATGGGGTCTAATGCCAAATAACCTGTTATCATTTTCCCATATCCTTTCTGCTTTTATTCTGCAATTTTCTCATATCCTTCCGGAATAGTAAGTCCAAGTTCCTCACAGATAGCCGAATTGTACATTTTCGTTACTTCCGGTGCTGTTGCGATTTCCATTGCAGACACATCTGCGCCTTCTGCCAGGATTTCATAAGCCATTTCGCCTGCTTTGTATCCAATATCATAATAGCTGATGGACAGGGTTGCCACACCGCAGCCTGCACAGATGCCCTGTTCTCCTGCAATGACCGGAACCTTAGCCGGAAGACACACATTATTGATAATCTCTGTATTATTTGCCATGGTATTATCTGTAGGAACATAAAGGGCATCACATTCACCTACTGCATTTGTCACAACAGACTGAATTTCGTTGGAGTCTGCTGCCGTATATTCTTTATAGGCAATGCCGTCTTTTTCCAGTTCTTCTGCAAAAAGCTTTGCCTGATATTCAGAGTTCACTTCTGCGGAACAGTACAGAATTCCTACCTGTTTTACGTCCGGCACTAACTCCAGAAGCATATCCTCCTGCTTGTCAATGGGTGCCAAATCACTGGTTCCTGAAATATTTACACCGGTAACTCCTGTCCAGTCTGCCGGGTCAATGCCAAGGGCTGATGCATAATCCGTAATAGAAGTTCCCAGAATCGGAATTTCTGAGGTTGCCTGCGCTGCTGTCTGCAGAGGCAGTGTGGCGTTTGCCAGTATCAGATCCACGTCAGAAGACACAAAATTATTGACAATGGTGCTGCACATCGCCTGCTCACCCTGGGCATTCTGCTTGTCAAACTCCACCTTATCTTCTCCGAATTTTTCCTTACATGCCTCTTCAAATCCCTTTGTTGCCTGGTCTAAAGCATCATGCTCCAATTGCTGACAGATGCCGATTTTATAAATATCCCCGCCGCTTTCTTTACCGGCTTCTGCTTTTGCACTGCTCTCTCCTGAGCCTGAATCCCCTCCGCAGGCTGCCATAGAGATTCCCATTGCCGCTGTCATGATAAGGGCTAATAATTTCTTTAACTTCATTTTCTTTTCCTCCCTGTCACCCTATTGCTTTATCAAATAAAACCGTTACGCTTCAACGTGACAAAGCTATAATGACGTTATTATACACCCTACCGGAACATACGTCAATGGATTCTTTTCTCCATTCCCTTACAAAACACCACTGCCACCGCTGTGCTCACCAGGGTTGCCACAATGGCAGGTCCTACAATCGCCGTGGGATTCACACTTCCGTATTGGCTTCT
This region includes:
- a CDS encoding HPr family phosphocarrier protein; translation: MCEKTVCFQHIDEIKEFVNAACRCSFDIDIVHDRMTIDAKSILGVLSLEYNKKLCVRYEQPDDAFESVLGKFAVA
- a CDS encoding alanine/glycine:cation symporter family protein, whose amino-acid sequence is MEMVASVVEVVNKFLWDYALLILLLGTGIFYSFRLKFIQVRKFGAGMKKMFGGFSLHGKSSENGLSSFQALATAIAAQVGTGNIAGAATAIASGGPGAIFWMWVSAFFGMATIYAEAVMAQHTRVKENGAIVGGPVYYIKYIFKGKFGKFLAGFFSVAIILALGFMGNMVQSNSIGSSFSTAFGVDPLVVGVIIALIAAVIFIGGINRIARVTEKVVPLMALVYIVGCLIILFMNLEGTGRAFQDIFVAAFNPSAVLGGAAGVTVQKAMRFGVARGLFSNEAGMGSTPHAHATADVKHPGDQGIIAMVGVFIDTFVILTLTALVILSTGALASGETAAALAQVAFDSAFGSFGKVFIAICMLFFAFTTIIGWYYFGEVNVRHLLGNKAVKIYAFLVVICVLVGSVLKVDLVWNMSDMFNGLMVIPNLIAILASVKIVARLSKEYEKQM
- a CDS encoding MATE family efflux transporter, producing METKEFLEKPVKGLFYRYLIPSIIGTMVTSIYVLADTIIIGKGLGSVAMAALNIALPIYNMFFGIGLLFGVGGSVLMSVYRGRAMKKEADAYYTAAFFMNLLIWLVCQVLCTVFMEDLAWILGGTEETMPYIMDYIPYIIWGMGGYFLSAFLQTVVRNDGAPKLAMNAVIAGGVTNIILDYVFVFPMEMGMAGAAIATVIGSWLTVGILFFHFFTKKNQLKFNFKGIRPVFIKEIVVNGFASFLIEVSAGITIFIFNLQLLKYVGNTGVTVFGIICNVSIVIMGLCKGVNQAAQPIISINHGAGNRQRAEEVRGLAMKNSLLICAVPVLLGIVFPNVYTYIFLNPDKEILALSAEAVRVYFIGFIFLSVNMVYISYFQSVVKNAHALLICLLRGCILVVVFVYLLPVFLGVTGIWLAFLAAELFTMIVGKMMMKKGLKV
- a CDS encoding ABC transporter ATP-binding protein; amino-acid sequence: MLEIQNVHKTFNLGTINEKVALNGVNLNLNPGDFVTIIGGNGAGKSTTLNAIAGVWPIDEGKIIVDGVDLTRLSEHKRAVHLGRVFQDPMIGTASTMSIEENMAIAARRGEHRGLRWGISRKEREKYKEQLKELNLGLEERLSSKVGLLSGGQRQAITLLMAAMKKPKLLLLDEHTAALDPKTAAKVLEISDKIIEENQLTAMMVTHNMKDAIAHGNRLIMMHEGRVIYDVSGEEKKKLHVSDLLAKFEEASGGEFANDRMMLA
- a CDS encoding ABC transporter permease codes for the protein MITGYLALDPMALLRALPGNVAQGLIWGIMALGVYITFRILDFADLTVDGSLATGGAVAVMLIQGGMNPALSLLFAFLAGMAAGFVTGFLHTALGIPGILASILTQISLYSVNLGIMGKANQSIGLGQKNLVASSRYVTADDSVFFFIKLVLGCLILVAVVYWLFGTELGSSIRATGCNSQMARAQGINTNFTKVIALMISNGLVGLCGGIYAQYQGSADVNAGRGAIVIGLAAVIISEVIFAKLCAGKKIAFAYTLSAVFVGAILYFVAYTLVLWLGVKSDYMKLFSAFVVAVFLAIPYLKGKYAMKKRRAK
- a CDS encoding ABC transporter substrate-binding protein — translated: MKLKKLLALIMTAAMGISMAACGGDSGSGESSAKAEAGKESGGDIYKIGICQQLEHDALDQATKGFEEACKEKFGEDKVEFDKQNAQGEQAMCSTIVNNFVSSDVDLILANATLPLQTAAQATSEIPILGTSITDYASALGIDPADWTGVTGVNISGTSDLAPIDKQEDMLLELVPDVKQVGILYCSAEVNSEYQAKLFAEELEKDGIAYKEYTAADSNEIQSVVTNAVGECDALYVPTDNTMANNTEIINNVCLPAKVPVIAGEQGICAGCGVATLSISYYDIGYKAGEMAYEILAEGADVSAMEIATAPEVTKMYNSAICEELGLTIPEGYEKIAE